The genome window TCATCACGGACGAGGAAATCCAGGCGCTGAAGGCCTTCGACGCCATTTACCTCGGGGCCGTGGGCGACCCCCACGTCGCCCCGGGCATCCTGGAGAAGGGCCTGCTGCTGCGCCTGCGGTTCGAACTCGACCAGTACATCAACCTGAGGCCGGTGAAACTGTACCCCGGCGTGCCCTGCCCGCTCGTGGGCAAGAAGCCCGAGGACGTGGACTTCACCATCGTGCGAGAGAACACGGAGGGCCTCTACACGGGGATGGGCGGCATCCAGTACAAAGGCACGCCGCACGAGGTCGCAACGCAGGTGATGTGCAACACGCGACGCGGCGTGGAGCGGTGCATCCGGTACGCCTTCGAACTCTGCCGAAAACGCAACGACCAGAAAATGCTCACCCTGGTGCACAAGACGAACGTCCTGACGTACGTGGGGGACCTTTGGCACCGGACGTTCCTCGAAGTCGGCGAAGAGTATCCCGACATCAAGAAAGACTACAACCACGTCGACGCGTGCTGCATGTGGATGGTCAAGAACCCCGAGTACTACGACACGATCGTGACGGGGAACATGTTCGGCGACATCCT of Planctomycetota bacterium contains these proteins:
- a CDS encoding 3-isopropylmalate dehydrogenase, coding for ITDEEIQALKAFDAIYLGAVGDPHVAPGILEKGLLLRLRFELDQYINLRPVKLYPGVPCPLVGKKPEDVDFTIVRENTEGLYTGMGGIQYKGTPHEVATQVMCNTRRGVERCIRYAFELCRKRNDQKMLTLVHKTNVLTYVGDLWHRTFLEVGEEYPDIKKDYNHVDACCMWMVKNPEYYDTIVTGNMFGDILTDLGAMIQGGMGIAAGGNINPEGLSMFEPIGGSAPKYTGQGKINPLAAIGALAMLLREIGEEPAADRIESAIAFVTAKKLKSLAAGKMGYTTSQVGDLVADAVVEG